In Spinacia oleracea cultivar Varoflay chromosome 5, BTI_SOV_V1, whole genome shotgun sequence, a single window of DNA contains:
- the LOC110801124 gene encoding uncharacterized protein, whose amino-acid sequence MDHSTPPTKLEYFDNMSKLHSEATILFHFQGDDGRQALILDSTVFHPQGGGQPSDTGFINDLNSSFKFVVDDVRNKDGIVYHFGNAENLECIDQLMIKRGTKVYLDVDESRRNLNSRLHSAGHVLDISIRNVGLEHFEPGKAYHFPDGPFVEYKGTIPQTELQIKLEQLEKDVNAQISRGQKVFVGLFPYEEAADICGGRLPDYIPKGNSPRIVKIGEHFGCPCGGTHVADISEIRSMKISKIRSKKGVSRVFYNISA is encoded by the exons ATGGATCATTCAACACCACCAACTAAACTAGAATACTTTGACAACATGTCCAAACTCCATTCAGAAGCAACCATTCTTTTCCATTTTCAG GGTGATGATGGTAGACAAGCACTGATATTGGATTCCACTGTATTTCATCCTCAAGGAGGTGGACAACCCTCAGATACTGGCTTCATCAATGATCTCAATTCATCTTTCAAATTTGTTGTGGATGATGTTAGGAACAAAGATGGGATT GTTTATCATTTTGGGAATGCTGAGAATTTGGAATGTATTGATCAGTTGATGATTAAGAGAGGGACTAAGGTTTATTTGGATGTTGATGAGTCTCGTCGTAATCTCAATTCGAG GCTGCATTCAGCAGGACATGTGTTGGATATATCCATACGTAATGTTGGTTTGGAACATTTTGAGCCTGGAAAAGCCTATCACTTTCCCGATGg GCCATTTGTTGAATATAAAGGCACAATTCCACAAACCGAATTGCAAATTAAACTAGAACAATTAGAAAAGGATGTTAATGCCCAAATTTCAAGAGGACAAAAG GTTTTTGTTGGTTTATTTCCATATGAAGAAGCTGCTGATATCTGTGGTGGTAGGCTACCTGATTATATTCCAAAG GGTAACAGTCCTCGTATTGTGAAGATAGGTGAGCATTTTGGATGTCCTTGTGGTGGTACTCATGTTGCTGATATTTCAGAAATAAGGAGTATGAAG ATATCAAAAATTCGATCAAAGAAGGGAGTGTCGAGAGTTTTCTATAACATTAGCGCTTGA
- the LOC110801130 gene encoding protein SRC2-like: MDVYVVISVVDAAVNRRSTALKNRTPVDKNGDKNPTWNYPICFTLNDSAAHQNRLSIRFQIFSKRFFPGDKLIGEVQVPVTELLSIHSDRKEASSFSYQVRKASGKMKGVLNFSFKFGEKFTAGGGGVGSGFTVGGGGPIPSTKSYPYPPPPMWGQTVSGYPAPPQTAYPYQGHGHGYGYGHGYPHQVQSMGIRRNNNFGMGMGAGLLGGALGGILIGDMVSDFGGGYDGYDGGFDGDFDF; encoded by the coding sequence ATGGACGTTTACGTTGTTATCTCTGTTGTCGACGCCGCCGTCAACCGCCGTTCAACTGCCCTAAAAAATCGAACACCAGTCGATAAGAACGGGGACAAGAATCCTACATGGAACTACCCCATTTGTTTCACACTAAACGATTCCGCAGCGCATCAAAACCGCCTCTCTATCCGTTTTCAGATCTTTTCCAAGCGTTTTTTTCCGGGAGATAAGCTTATTGGAGAAGTACAGGTGCCGGTTACCGAGCTTTTATCCATTCATAGTGACCGGAAAGAGGCAAGTTCTTTTAGTTATCAGGTGAGGAAGGCGTCTGGGAAAATGAAAGGTGTTTTGAATTTCTCTTTTAAGTTTGGGGAAAAGTTTACTGCCGGTGGCGGTGGTGTAGGAAGTGGTTTTACGGTAGGAGGGGGTGGGCCAATACCGTCAACTAAGAGTTATCCTTATCCTCCGCCACCTATGTGGGGGCAAACTGTGTCAGGTTACCCTGCGCCACCGCAGACGGCATATCCATATCAAGGACATGGACATGGATACGGGTACGGACATGGGTATCCTCACCAAGTTCAGTCGATGGGGATAAGGAGGAATAATAATTTTGGGATGGGAATGGGCGCTGGGTTGTTGGGTGGTGCATTGGGTGGAATTCTGATTGGAGATATGGTATCTGATTTTGGCGGTGGTTATGATGGATATGACGGTGGCTTTGACGGGGATTTCGATTTTTAG